Below is a genomic region from Phragmites australis chromosome 20, lpPhrAust1.1, whole genome shotgun sequence.
TCAAGACAGTGGTCGGTACACGACACTAGCTAGACTAATGGGATGAATCTGTATTAGGCTGGATCGACTGAATTACCTGGAGATGCTAGGGCAGAACGTGATGAGGTAATTGGCTGTGCCGGACGAgcaggtgaaggtggaggtggcgtCATCGTAGGCGTAGCTGTAGGCGCGCGGGCACGCGTTCTTGAAAAACTGAGAGCTGGCCGATGGCTGGCACGTCGCGGGGGTGCCGTACGCGCCGCTGCAGCAGTCCTCGGGCCGGCCGTACGCCCCGCAAGCGCTCTTGCACGCGATGCCGGCGCCGTCGGCGCCCACCACCTTGAGGTCGGAGGGGCAGGGCCCGTTCAGGTCCACCAGGCACCCCGTGGCGCCGCAGctcgcgccagcgccgccctgCGGCACCACGACCATCGGCAGATTGGACCCGTCCACGAGGCTCACGTCGTAGAAGTCGTTCCCGCCGGCTCCGTTGAGTGTGAACTCCGCTAGCGTGGCGGGAGGCGCGGCCCCGCCGCCTGCGCACTCCACCGTACCCGAGCCACACTCGCCCGTGGTGCAGGAGAACCTGCCGGAGCTCTGGCCCGCGGCGCAGAGCGTGCGGCCCCAGATGCGGCCCGACCACGCCGCGGGCGCGTCCACGGAGCGCGACTCCCCCGGCGCCAGCGGGAAGCCCGTGGTGGACAGCGGCGGCGAGCCCGTGCTCGACAGCAGCCCCGGCCACACCATGGAGCCGCAGGAGTTGGTCAGCGTGAACGTCGTGGACACAGCCCCTACACACAGCGAACACGACGTCGTAAGCAACATTTTACACCCGCGTCATCGACCGCCATGCATGCAAAAGCAGGTAGTCATCAAGAGCGTCGTACCTGAGAGTGAGTTCAGAAGGAGAGACATGGAGAGCAGCAGATGAATCGCCATTGCAGAAAGCAAGAACGCTAGATAGATCAGAGGGGGGCCGCTTGGTGTTTCGTTCTTGATTTGATTGGACTTTTGGGGCTGGGCGATGCAACCATGTGCCGACTTTATAAGAGGAGGGCTCGGACATGGAAGCTCGTGATGGACGGTGGTGCGTGTTGGGGGCGCAGTGTGCGGTCAACAGGTTGTCTGTCTGCAGTCCTGTGGCTGTTGCTGCTACAGTGCTGCATCGGACAGCGCTCTCTCGTGGCGCCTCTGGCACTGGCCTTGATGAGCGATGCAGCTGGCACAACGTTCGAGTGAGGAGCTCCCAATCGGAGGCATCCGCATGGTTTTGCGTCAGTTGTCAGCAAGAAACAATCAGATTCTCATGTGCACACCCATCAGCTGGAGGGAAAGATGGAAGATAAACCCGGTACCAAGCATGCATGATTACCGATCAATCTGCTCTGCGGTCTAGTTCTAATGATGATCATTTGCAGTTTTTACCATGTTCACTTGTCACGGACTTGGGCCTGGGCCAGGTCTTGGGCTGGTCAGCAATCAGGAGGCGTGGCCCACTTGGCTTGGAGCCGCTGATACCAAGCAGAGGCACGCACAGGAAGGGGCATGGAAGAACATTACATAATAGACTCCTTCTCGTAGCTCTATCTATATCCTCCCCCGAGTGCTTCTCTCATATCTCATTCCCCTGCTACTGGTCTCCATTCCGCATCCCCTTCTTCTAAACTTGCTATTTTCCCCATTTGTGCTGCTCTCTCTACAAACTTGTACCCATACTGTGTACTCAAATTGCGTTGGACAAtatatctctttgatgcttaaGGTGAATTGAGGTGTTCATGTGTTGATTTGTGTGTTTGATCAAGCGGGATCGTGATAATTAGTATTAGAGCCATTCAATATGAGGAAGTTCGTGCTATGGAGAACCATTTCACCGAGATTTCTACGAGTTTGGCGGCGTTGCAGGAGTCCACGACGATGATTTTGGCATAGACGCGTGCTCTCGTGGTTTCTACAAGCACTCTAGCGACTTCATTGGCTACCACTTTGGCCCAGAACTCCAACCCCGCCACCGAAGTCACACACCACCATGCCCACCCTCTAACAGCGACGAACACCGCCCGATCTCACCGACGCCAGGCACGCCGCCCTCTCTACCGCCGCCGACAAGAGCTGCACTAGCACCCTCATCGGTGACCCCTCCCTCAGCCATCACCCCCTACATCGTGTCGCCCAAGGAAGCCCCATCAACTGCTGTGTCGGGATCCACCATCGCCGCATCTTCGGCCACGATATCTCCAATCGTCTTCGGTGCGTGCGCCATCGACTCTGCGTCGACAGCTCAGGACCAGTTTGGAGCCGCCTCCGCTGTGGAAGCCTTTGGCTCTGTCTTTCCTGGCACCGATGATGAGGGACCCATGTCTACAATCGAGCAGTTTCTTGATGACATAACGCATGAGATTTCCCTTCGGATCCCATGGGAGGTGGACCACGACCGTGTGCCCCTTATCTGCCGCACCTGGTGCAAGTCGCTTGAACCATTGGCAGTCCTACCCCTTTCGCTGCAGCTCCTGTGGCTTATATGCCCCTTCGATGGTGGGCCCTCCTTTGTCTGCATCCTCGGTGAAAAAGACGCGGGAGGCACCATCCACCACCTGCGCCTCTCAGAAGACATGCGCACGCTGCCTGATCGACAGCCTCTGCCATGACAGCCCGTTTGGCCAGCTACACCCATACCTACCCAATATGCCGATCTCGCTAACTGCATCGCAATCATCAACCTTCCCGGGCAGACGGCATCCAAATGCTTAACGAAAAGTTTCAACTGCTTCACCAAGCGCCCATGCATGGTGATGACTTCGGGGCGCCTCGATGATTCCACGACGTTCTCGACGTCAAGCTTGCACGCCATCTTGTGGCCAACCAGATTCCCAAGCTCCCGTCAACGTCCATATACTTCGACGAGTCGCTCCTACGTGACCAGGTCATGGTATTCCTTTATAAGGTTGAGGAGGAACAGGGCTGCACCACCGTCACTTTCGTTAAGCTCACGCGCATCTAGGCGCTCCTCGGCGTCTCGAGGTTTCCCACGCAGCTCCTCGTGCCCACGCCGACCAACACGCCACAACTTGGGTCTGTCTTTGAGGCCAAGGAAGGTCTCCTGCTGCCTAATGGATCAACGATGATGCAATGCTTCCTCGAGAATGTGGAATTGCTGCTTCTAAAGCTACATGTCATTGTTGTTTCCTTACCTCTACTGGCTGCAGAGGAAAACATCGATGAGTCCTAGTTGCACCGTGCCTTGGTGTTCGATGACTTCCCTGGGAAATCCCTCAAGTTCCACGAGAGAAGCAGAGGCATGGGCAAGGCATCGTCATCTGGGGATGATAGCTCCTTGCGTGTGGTCCATTCAGGTCCATGCCAGCTCCGAGAAGGGTGATGAAGAACTTGGCGAAGGCACCATGGAGGAGCTGGGAGAGTACATGGAGGAAGAAGGACTAGTCTGGAGTGTGCTCATCAATATGTTTATGGTGCCATTAGTAGAATTTCTGTAGGAGGACAATGAACACACTAAGATCCATATTCATGAGCAattggagatgaatgaaactATTGAAAAGGGTAATCTTATATGTAAGATTGATGTCTTCCTCAACAAGGTATCAATGGTCCATGGTGATGCAAAAGTTCGGGCGATGCTAGTTACCATTACAGATTTGTTGCCACATGAGAAAGTTTCAGTCTCATGCAGCTTCCTTTTAAAGTTACTGCAGGCAACAATTTTGCTGAAATGGAGAGAAGCTATTGCCATTATAGTTCTCATGTGATGGTAATATGGATACTTGATGTATTTGCTTAATCCTGTGGGATGTACTGATACAGCTGAAGAAACCCCAAATAATGATCCCCAAAATGATTGGTCATTGTCACGACACTTGGATCATCTTACTAAGCATGCTGACAGTTTGAGCAGTCCTTCTATAATTACAATGCACAGAGAGCAAAGGGTACAAGGAAGCAAAGGGACAAGTTATACATACAATTCACTGATGATCTCATTTGTCAAGAAGGGTTATTTAAAACAGGTGTGGGCTATTCTTCACGAGAAGAGTGGACAACTTTGTCCTAATGATATAGCGACATGTATTTTGATCATTCAAGGTCTTGGCCAGGTGGGAAAAGCATAGGTTTATTGCTCAATTATTGACCAGTTGCCAAAGAAAGGTGTTTATATGGACATGATCATGTCTAAACTTTGATCAATCAGTTGAGGAAGATTGCAAAGGGTGCAATAGCTATTGGTTTTGATGTTAATGTCATTGGTGATGTGGCCACTTTTCCCTTGAAGATGTACAATGAGTTTAGGAGAGTGGAACATGTTGACTATGCTAGGAAATCAGCCGAGCAAGTTGTCAAAGCAATCAAGGGCAAGGATAAGATAAAGGTGGTGCATGTAGAGTTGAAGCCACATCCTAATTGGCATGAGAATTGGAGCAACAAAAGCATGGTGGAAAGTCCTAggggttgtgagggttctcttATGGAAGATAGTAGCACAACGAGGTTGTTGAAGATCAAGGGCTTAAACTCTCCACTTCCTCATGAGAATCAGCTCAGCACCATGCAAGGTGAAGTAGAGGCGATGTTAGCCCATAGGCTGCATGATCAGTTATTCATCAAAGCTAGTTTCTCCTGTGTATGTCTGGCATGCAACACAGCATATCTATCCAAGCTGTATGCATTGAGGCACATTGTCTGGAAGGTCACAAAATCTCTTGTTCTTGTTACGAAGGCGATCCAAGTGTTAGACCTCCTCAAAGGGCATCTAAATGTGGTCACACCAGTGTCCCATGATGTCTTTGACATGAGCCATCCAAAGGAGGTATTACTTGTGATGGAGTTCTGGAATGAAGATTTTTGTGTTCCTGGCCATGGTGGGTATGTCGAGTGCTTGGTGGTGATGATGACAGAGAAGAAGATTTGCATTGGTGATGCAAGCTCTCTGGTGGGGTGCTGTTTATGTCAAGTTGAGGGAAAGCTGAGACTTAAGGAGGAGGGAATGCATGGACTTAGGACTAGGTCAGGTCATGGGATtatcggtgtaataggtaagggggtgcCTC
It encodes:
- the LOC133901923 gene encoding thaumatin-like protein 1b is translated as MAIHLLLSMSLLLNSLSGAVSTTFTLTNSCGSMVWPGLLSSTGSPPLSTTGFPLAPGESRSVDAPAAWSGRIWGRTLCAAGQSSGRFSCTTGECGSGTVECAGGGAAPPATLAEFTLNGAGGNDFYDVSLVDGSNLPMVVVPQGGAGASCGATGCLVDLNGPCPSDLKVVGADGAGIACKSACGAYGRPEDCCSGAYGTPATCQPSASSQFFKNACPRAYSYAYDDATSTFTCSSGTANYLITFCPSISSLKSSVSSSSSSSSTNPSSGSGLPLVNDTVSFARRGGGYPYPYASAPRRASSSLPALAAAALTWLCLCSGWQRLRL